A genomic region of Microlunatus sagamiharensis contains the following coding sequences:
- the carB gene encoding carbamoyl-phosphate synthase large subunit: protein MPRRTDISSILVIGSGPIVIGQACEFDYSGTQACRVLRAEGFRVVLVNSNPATIMTDPEFADATYVEPITPEFVERVIALERPDALLATLGGQTALNAAIALHDSGVLERYGVELIGASVEAIQRGENREQFKAIVEGLPQSGDPTDPGFGVARSFVCHTIDDVLGAAGELGYPLVVRPSFTMGGVGSGFAHDETDLRRIAGAGLAASPTTEVLIEESILGWKEYELEVMRDRADNVVIVCSIENFDPMGVHTGDSITVAPAMTLTDREYQRMRDVSIGIIREVGVDTGGCNIQFAVDPATGRMIVIEMNPRVSRSSALASKATGYPIAKIAAKVAVGYTLDEIPNDITATSEGLSTPASFEPSLDYVVVKVPRFAFEKFPLADSTLTTHMKSVGEAMAIGRNFSEALGKALRSLEDPKAPFVFSSGGDDPPATPRNDVDGPPAPELVDGLLRTAARPHDGRLAVVMQAIRAGATPEQVNASTNIDPWFVDQLFLISEVADEVRDAPELTADVLRLAKRHGLSDAQVARLRNLSEDVVRGVRWALGVRPVYKTVDTCAAEFAARTPYHYSSYDLETEVVPRTRPAVLILGSGPNRIGQGIEFDYSCVHAALALSGAPDNDGAGYETVMVNCNPETVSTDYDTADRLYFEPLTCEDVLEVFHAEQQAGPVAGVIVQLGGQTPLRLAQALKDAGVPVVGTSPEAIHLAEERGAFGDVLDAAGLPSPKHGLARSFAEASAIAADIGYPVLVRPSYVLGGRGMEIVYDESTLASYIDRATEVSPAHPVLVDRFLDDAVEIDVDALYDGTELYLGGVMEHIEEAGVHSGDSACALPPITLGREVIDRIRTSTEAIAAGVGVQGLLNIQFALAGDTLFVLEANPRASRTVPFVSKATDTPLAKAAARVMLGASIADLRAEGLLRPTGDGTDERPGAPMAVKEAVMPFNRFRTVEGTSVDTILGPEMRSTGEVMGLDVGFGTAFAKSQAAAFGPLPTAGTVFVSVANRDKRSIIFPVKRLADLGFRVVATAGTASMLRRNGVDAQTVRKFSQGPGPAGEPTIVQLILDGKVELVFNTPAGLSADGRPRFDGYEIRTAAVLRNVPCITTVQGLAAAVQGIEAVRGGQMEVRSLQSWAAAQRDPAAQTAQARPAGQPGQLAGAGR, encoded by the coding sequence ATGCCCCGCCGCACCGACATCTCCTCGATCCTGGTGATCGGGTCCGGCCCGATCGTCATCGGCCAGGCCTGCGAGTTCGACTACTCCGGCACCCAGGCCTGCCGCGTGCTGCGGGCCGAGGGCTTCCGCGTCGTCCTGGTCAACTCCAACCCGGCGACGATCATGACCGACCCCGAGTTCGCCGACGCGACCTACGTCGAGCCGATCACGCCCGAGTTCGTGGAGCGCGTCATCGCCCTCGAACGGCCCGACGCGCTGCTGGCCACCCTCGGCGGGCAGACCGCGCTCAACGCGGCGATCGCGCTGCACGACAGCGGCGTCCTCGAGCGCTACGGCGTCGAGCTGATCGGCGCCTCGGTCGAGGCCATCCAGCGCGGCGAGAACCGCGAGCAGTTCAAGGCGATCGTCGAGGGCCTGCCGCAGAGCGGCGACCCGACCGACCCCGGCTTCGGCGTCGCGCGCAGCTTCGTCTGCCACACCATCGACGACGTGCTCGGTGCGGCCGGCGAGCTCGGCTACCCGCTCGTCGTGCGACCCAGCTTCACCATGGGCGGCGTCGGCTCTGGCTTCGCGCACGACGAGACCGACCTGCGCCGCATCGCCGGCGCCGGCCTCGCCGCGAGCCCGACCACCGAGGTGCTCATCGAGGAGTCGATCCTCGGGTGGAAGGAGTACGAGCTCGAGGTCATGCGGGACCGCGCGGACAACGTGGTGATCGTCTGCTCCATCGAGAACTTCGACCCGATGGGCGTCCACACCGGTGACTCGATCACCGTCGCCCCGGCGATGACGCTGACCGACCGCGAGTACCAGCGGATGCGCGACGTCTCCATCGGCATCATCCGCGAGGTCGGCGTCGACACCGGCGGCTGCAACATCCAGTTCGCCGTCGACCCGGCGACGGGGCGCATGATCGTCATCGAGATGAACCCGCGCGTCTCGCGCTCCTCGGCGCTGGCGTCGAAGGCGACCGGCTACCCGATCGCCAAGATCGCGGCCAAGGTCGCGGTCGGCTACACCCTCGACGAGATCCCGAACGACATCACGGCCACGTCCGAGGGCCTGAGCACCCCGGCGAGCTTCGAGCCGTCGCTCGACTACGTCGTGGTCAAGGTCCCGCGCTTCGCCTTCGAGAAGTTCCCGCTCGCCGACTCGACGCTCACCACGCACATGAAGAGCGTCGGCGAGGCCATGGCCATCGGGCGCAACTTCTCCGAGGCGCTCGGCAAGGCGCTGCGCTCGCTCGAGGACCCGAAGGCCCCGTTCGTGTTCTCCAGCGGGGGGGACGACCCCCCTGCGACCCCCCGGAACGACGTGGACGGCCCGCCGGCCCCCGAGCTCGTCGACGGCCTGCTCCGGACCGCGGCCCGCCCGCACGACGGCCGGCTCGCCGTGGTCATGCAGGCGATCCGGGCCGGCGCGACGCCGGAGCAGGTCAACGCCTCGACGAACATCGACCCCTGGTTCGTCGACCAGCTGTTCCTGATCAGCGAGGTCGCCGACGAGGTCCGCGACGCGCCCGAGCTGACCGCGGACGTGCTGCGGCTCGCCAAGCGCCACGGGCTCTCCGACGCCCAGGTCGCGCGGCTGCGCAACCTCTCCGAGGACGTCGTGCGCGGCGTCCGCTGGGCCCTCGGCGTGCGGCCGGTCTACAAGACCGTCGACACCTGCGCCGCGGAGTTCGCGGCGCGGACGCCGTACCACTACAGCTCCTACGACCTCGAGACCGAGGTCGTGCCCCGCACGCGCCCGGCCGTGCTGATCCTCGGCAGCGGGCCGAACCGCATCGGGCAGGGCATCGAGTTCGACTACTCCTGCGTGCACGCCGCGCTCGCGCTCTCGGGCGCGCCCGACAACGACGGCGCCGGCTACGAGACCGTCATGGTCAACTGCAACCCCGAGACGGTGTCGACCGACTACGACACCGCCGACCGGCTCTACTTCGAGCCGCTGACCTGCGAGGACGTCCTCGAGGTCTTCCACGCCGAGCAGCAGGCCGGACCGGTCGCGGGCGTCATCGTCCAGCTCGGCGGGCAGACCCCGCTGCGCCTGGCGCAGGCGCTCAAGGACGCGGGCGTGCCCGTCGTCGGCACCAGCCCCGAGGCCATCCACCTGGCCGAGGAGCGCGGCGCGTTCGGCGACGTCCTCGACGCCGCCGGGCTGCCCTCGCCCAAGCACGGGCTGGCCCGCAGCTTCGCCGAGGCGAGCGCGATCGCGGCCGACATCGGCTACCCGGTGCTGGTCCGCCCGTCGTACGTGCTCGGCGGACGCGGCATGGAGATCGTCTACGACGAGTCGACCCTCGCCTCCTACATCGACCGGGCGACGGAGGTGTCGCCCGCGCACCCCGTCCTGGTCGACCGCTTCCTCGACGACGCGGTCGAGATCGACGTCGACGCGCTCTACGACGGCACCGAGCTCTACCTCGGCGGCGTCATGGAGCACATCGAGGAGGCCGGCGTGCACTCGGGCGACTCGGCGTGCGCGCTCCCGCCGATCACCCTCGGCCGGGAGGTGATCGACCGGATCCGCACCTCGACCGAGGCGATCGCCGCCGGCGTCGGCGTCCAGGGCCTGCTGAACATCCAGTTCGCGCTCGCCGGGGACACGCTGTTCGTCCTCGAGGCCAACCCGCGGGCGAGCCGTACGGTGCCCTTCGTCTCCAAGGCCACCGACACCCCGCTGGCCAAGGCGGCGGCGCGCGTCATGCTCGGCGCCTCCATCGCCGACCTGCGCGCCGAGGGGCTGCTCCGGCCCACCGGCGACGGCACCGACGAGCGGCCGGGCGCCCCGATGGCGGTGAAGGAGGCGGTCATGCCGTTCAACCGCTTCCGCACCGTCGAGGGCACGTCGGTCGACACGATCCTCGGCCCGGAGATGCGCTCGACCGGTGAGGTGATGGGCCTCGACGTCGGCTTCGGCACGGCCTTCGCCAAGAGCCAGGCCGCGGCCTTCGGCCCGCTGCCCACGGCCGGCACCGTGTTCGTCTCGGTCGCCAACCGCGACAAGCGCTCGATCATCTTCCCGGTCAAGCGGCTCGCGGACCTCGGCTTCAGGGTCGTCGCCACGGCGGGCACGGCCTCGATGCTGCGCCGCAACGGCGTCGACGCGCAGACGGTGCGCAAGTTCAGCCAGGGCCCGGGCCCGGCGGGCGAGCCGACGATCGTGCAGCTGATCCTGGACGGCAAGGTCGAGCTCGTCTTCAACACCCCGGCCGGACTCAGCGCCGACGGGCGTCCGCGGTTCGACGGCTACGAGATCCGCACCGCCGCCGTCCTGCGCAACGTCCCGTGCATC
- the carA gene encoding glutamine-hydrolyzing carbamoyl-phosphate synthase small subunit — MPASTAPAPSAPSSTSRSGRVPRVPALLVLEDGTTFTGSSFGAVGETFGEAVFSTGMSGYQETLTDPSYHRQVVVATAPHIGNTGWNDEDDESSRIWVAGYVVRDAARVASSWRSRRSVDAELAAQGVVGMCDVDTRALTRHLRERGAMRVGISSVDTDRASLLARVQEAPQMSGAHLADEVTTPEAYVVPAWSSRSASDGSSAGGEGGRPPSGHREKRFTVAAVDLGIKSMTPYRLAERGIETHVLPATTSWAQVEALHPDGVFFSNGPGDPGATEDAVTLLRSVLEAGVPYFGICFGNQIFGRALGFGTYKLRYGHRGINQPVMDLSTRKVEVTAHNHGFAVDAPREGRTETPYGWARVSHVGLNDDVVEGLALEDEDGTLRSFSVQYHPEAAAGPHDASYLFDRFVDLMESRSTKGAPA; from the coding sequence ATGCCTGCCAGCACCGCCCCCGCACCCTCGGCCCCGAGCTCCACGTCACGCTCGGGACGCGTACCGAGGGTCCCCGCTCTCCTGGTCCTGGAGGACGGGACCACCTTCACCGGCTCCTCCTTCGGCGCCGTGGGTGAGACCTTCGGAGAGGCGGTGTTCTCCACCGGGATGTCCGGCTACCAGGAGACGCTGACCGACCCGAGCTATCACCGCCAGGTCGTCGTGGCCACCGCGCCGCACATCGGCAACACCGGCTGGAACGACGAGGACGACGAGTCCTCCCGCATCTGGGTCGCCGGCTACGTCGTGCGCGACGCCGCCCGCGTCGCCTCCAGCTGGCGCTCGCGCCGCAGCGTGGACGCCGAGCTCGCCGCCCAGGGCGTGGTGGGGATGTGCGACGTCGACACCCGCGCCCTCACCCGCCACCTGCGCGAGCGCGGCGCGATGCGCGTCGGCATCTCCAGCGTCGACACCGACCGCGCGTCGCTGCTGGCCCGCGTGCAGGAGGCGCCGCAGATGAGCGGCGCCCACCTCGCCGACGAGGTCACCACGCCCGAGGCGTACGTCGTCCCGGCGTGGAGCTCCAGGAGCGCCAGCGACGGGAGCTCAGCGGGGGGTGAGGGGGGTCGTCCCCCCTCAGGACACCGCGAGAAGCGGTTCACCGTCGCCGCGGTCGACCTCGGCATCAAGTCGATGACGCCCTACCGGCTCGCGGAGCGCGGCATCGAGACCCACGTGCTGCCGGCCACCACCAGCTGGGCCCAGGTCGAGGCGCTGCACCCCGACGGCGTCTTCTTCTCCAACGGCCCCGGCGACCCCGGCGCGACCGAGGACGCGGTCACGCTGCTGCGCTCGGTGCTCGAGGCCGGGGTGCCGTACTTCGGCATCTGCTTCGGCAACCAGATCTTCGGCCGCGCGCTCGGCTTCGGCACCTACAAGCTGCGCTACGGCCACCGCGGCATCAACCAGCCGGTGATGGACCTCAGCACCCGCAAGGTCGAGGTCACCGCGCACAACCACGGCTTCGCCGTCGACGCGCCGCGCGAGGGGCGTACGGAGACCCCGTACGGCTGGGCGCGGGTCAGCCACGTCGGGCTCAACGACGACGTGGTCGAGGGCCTCGCGCTGGAGGACGAGGACGGGACGCTGCGCTCCTTCTCCGTGCAGTACCACCCCGAGGCGGCCGCGGGGCCGCACGACGCCAGCTACCTGTTCGACCGGTTCGTGGACCTCATGGAGTCCCGCAGCACGAAGGGAGCTCCTGCCTGA
- a CDS encoding MarR family winged helix-turn-helix transcriptional regulator: MALSERRAAALVGALHSVIRTTRYVAAKDHGHTMTGTLAGILKAVETDDLRLGDLAGQLMVAPSVASRAVAALEADGLVLRRPDPEDARACRIGITDLGRARLGEHKRYLLQRVVAALPDWDDDEAALAVQVLSRLELSLASSPLTHPVPTAKVLAGATALTLLDQTEPATA, encoded by the coding sequence TTGGCTCTCTCAGAACGACGCGCCGCAGCCCTCGTCGGCGCGCTCCACTCGGTCATCAGGACGACGCGCTACGTCGCCGCCAAGGACCACGGCCACACGATGACCGGCACCCTCGCCGGGATCCTCAAGGCCGTCGAGACCGACGACCTGCGCCTCGGCGACCTCGCCGGCCAGCTCATGGTCGCGCCGTCGGTCGCCTCGCGCGCGGTCGCCGCCCTCGAGGCCGACGGGCTGGTGCTGCGCCGGCCTGACCCCGAGGACGCCCGGGCCTGCCGCATCGGCATCACCGATCTCGGCCGCGCACGCCTCGGCGAGCACAAGCGCTACCTGCTGCAGCGCGTCGTCGCCGCCCTCCCCGACTGGGACGACGACGAGGCCGCCCTCGCCGTGCAGGTCCTCAGCCGCCTCGAGCTGAGCCTCGCCTCGTCCCCCCTGACCCACCCCGTGCCCACCGCCAAGGTGCTGGCCGGGGCCACCGCCCTCACCCTGCTCGACCAGACGGAGCCCGCCACCGCATGA
- a CDS encoding MFS transporter — MSTATRSATAPASTPAATAAPSAARTSTSVPPPAGGAKVYSHREILEVMTGLLAALFTAMLSTTIVSTALPTIMSDLHGTQRQYTWVITASLLALTITTPIWGKLSDLFSKKLLVQMAIVVFVAGSVGAGLSQTVPPMMAFRALQGVGMGGLIAVTQAIMGSMISPRERGRYSGYMGAVMAVSTVSGPLLGGVLTDSVGWRWCFFVCVPLAMISLVVLQRTLKLVTIKRHVTIDYAGAALVAVVAALPMLWVTFAGSDYAWISWQSGAFLLGFLAAVALLVVVELRASEPMVPLRVLNNRTTLLMILASLGVGMAMFGSSTFLTQFFQLGGGHTPTRAGLMTIPLIVSQLLVSTLGGQLVSRTGRWKPLMLVGGVALVAGLGLMGTIDHTTPYWQVALYMVVMGVGIGALVQNIVLAVQNTVDVSQIGATSAAIAFFRSLAGAVGVAVLGAILANQVTDKVAAGLRTLGVSGAGAGDGSLDLDDLPAPVQAVVRAAYGDSFGELFLIAAAAAVLTLVTVLIVKEVPLRTTVEMRPEAAGDVSAALAEDTGREDRGLEGPKTAQIASDRVAAERLVETGSDDEQGTWDDPDARRVVAALDVLTAAQDQARSHQATSTRTQAELVGLVDALEQRIDQVAGEFRGQIDQIRARIAEPEAQPSLGADGEGGDGVRAYEYRLLLDSQQTADKVTRLARAEAERVLADAEQQVAELQGRIAWLKQAEAELADRVAERVRAEG; from the coding sequence ATGAGTACCGCCACGCGCAGCGCCACCGCGCCTGCCTCCACCCCGGCCGCCACGGCGGCCCCGAGCGCTGCCCGGACCAGCACCAGCGTCCCGCCGCCCGCGGGCGGTGCGAAGGTCTACAGCCACCGCGAGATCCTCGAGGTGATGACCGGCCTGCTGGCCGCCCTGTTCACCGCGATGCTCAGCACGACGATCGTGTCGACGGCCCTGCCGACCATCATGTCCGACCTGCACGGGACCCAGCGCCAGTACACCTGGGTCATCACCGCGTCCCTGCTGGCGCTGACCATCACCACCCCGATCTGGGGCAAGCTCTCCGACCTGTTCAGCAAGAAGCTGCTGGTCCAGATGGCCATCGTGGTCTTCGTCGCCGGGTCCGTCGGCGCGGGCCTCTCGCAGACCGTCCCCCCGATGATGGCCTTCCGCGCGCTGCAGGGCGTCGGCATGGGCGGCCTCATCGCCGTGACGCAGGCGATCATGGGCTCGATGATCTCCCCGCGCGAGCGGGGCCGCTACTCCGGCTACATGGGCGCGGTCATGGCCGTGAGCACCGTGTCCGGGCCGCTGCTCGGCGGGGTGCTCACCGACTCGGTCGGCTGGCGCTGGTGCTTCTTCGTCTGCGTGCCGCTCGCGATGATCTCGCTCGTCGTCCTCCAGCGCACCCTCAAGCTGGTCACGATCAAGCGCCACGTCACGATCGACTACGCCGGTGCCGCGCTCGTCGCCGTCGTCGCCGCGCTGCCGATGCTCTGGGTGACCTTCGCCGGCAGCGACTACGCCTGGATCTCCTGGCAGTCCGGGGCCTTCCTGCTCGGCTTCCTCGCCGCCGTGGCCCTGCTGGTCGTCGTCGAGCTCCGCGCGTCCGAGCCGATGGTGCCGCTGCGCGTCCTCAACAACCGCACCACCCTGCTGATGATCCTGGCCAGCCTCGGCGTCGGCATGGCGATGTTCGGCAGCAGCACCTTCCTCACGCAGTTCTTCCAGCTCGGCGGCGGTCACACCCCGACCCGCGCCGGCCTGATGACGATCCCGCTGATCGTCAGCCAGCTGCTCGTCTCGACCCTCGGCGGCCAGCTGGTCAGCCGCACCGGTCGCTGGAAGCCCCTCATGCTCGTCGGTGGCGTCGCCCTCGTCGCCGGTCTCGGCCTGATGGGGACCATCGACCACACCACGCCGTACTGGCAGGTCGCGCTCTACATGGTCGTCATGGGTGTCGGCATCGGTGCGCTGGTGCAGAACATCGTGCTGGCCGTGCAGAACACCGTCGACGTCAGCCAGATCGGCGCCACCTCCGCCGCGATCGCCTTCTTCCGCTCGCTCGCCGGCGCGGTCGGCGTGGCCGTGCTCGGCGCGATCCTGGCCAACCAGGTGACCGACAAGGTCGCCGCGGGGCTGCGCACCCTGGGCGTCAGCGGCGCCGGTGCGGGTGACGGTTCGCTGGACCTCGACGACCTGCCGGCCCCGGTCCAGGCCGTCGTCCGGGCCGCGTACGGCGACTCGTTCGGCGAGCTGTTCCTCATCGCCGCGGCCGCCGCCGTCCTCACCCTCGTCACCGTGCTGATCGTCAAGGAGGTCCCGCTCCGCACCACCGTCGAGATGCGGCCCGAGGCCGCGGGCGACGTCAGCGCCGCCCTGGCCGAGGACACCGGTCGCGAGGACCGCGGGCTCGAGGGCCCCAAGACCGCGCAGATCGCGAGCGACCGCGTGGCCGCCGAGCGTCTCGTCGAGACCGGGTCCGACGACGAGCAGGGCACCTGGGACGACCCCGACGCCCGTCGCGTCGTCGCCGCCCTCGACGTGCTCACCGCCGCCCAGGACCAGGCGCGCTCGCACCAGGCCACCTCGACGCGGACGCAGGCCGAGCTGGTCGGGCTGGTCGACGCGCTCGAGCAGCGCATCGACCAGGTCGCCGGCGAGTTCCGCGGGCAGATCGACCAGATCCGCGCCCGGATCGCCGAGCCGGAGGCGCAGCCCTCCCTCGGTGCCGACGGCGAGGGCGGGGACGGCGTGCGGGCGTACGAGTACCGCCTGCTGCTGGACAGCCAGCAGACCGCCGACAAGGTGACGCGGCTGGCCCGCGCGGAGGCCGAGCGCGTGCTCGCCGACGCCGAGCAGCAGGTCGCCGAGCTCCAGGGCCGCATCGCCTGGCTCAAGCAGGCCGAGGCCGAGCTGGCCGACCGCGTGGCCGA